The following are from one region of the Paenibacillus sp. JZ16 genome:
- the queG gene encoding tRNA epoxyqueuosine(34) reductase QueG — protein sequence MTYTLGSYAPPPSVWEELKQELKTVAPELGIDDIGFASAEPFESLKGILQNHRDKGYESGFEESDLDKRVTPALPGTKPKSLIAIAITYHSKMENPPKSEPGKYRGIMARSAWGRDYHQVLREAMSRLEEYIKERVPDAKLESMVDTGALVDRAVSQRAGIGFSAKNCAIISPKFGSWIFLGEMVTNIPFPPDTPVTEDCGECTKCIDACPTGALVGPGQLNAQRCVSFLTQTKGFLDEEAMRKIGNRLYGCDTCQIVCPKNRGKNWTHQEDFKPDPEKAKPLLLPILDMTNREFKEAFGDTSAAWRGRKPIQRNAVIALGNFKDISAVPKLSEVLLKDPRPELRGTAAWALGRIGGEEALNNLEKSMKSEGDSQVRDMLQQALNKLNTPSEKEAPAGAAADASSAGTPAAGSSNGDKPEQESPVIQGVEPMAIPEGGPEMLYYDELQSPIGPLTVCATEKGLCLIEFGSFYVKEAVIQQWSRTWAGNGGYQRDEARLAPAITQLKQYFAGELKAFDVQLDMRGTSFQLQVWEALKSIPYGTVCSYKDVAETIGRPKAVRAVGGANNKNPVPIIVPCHRVVGADGALIGYAGGPEIKRTLLTIEGAMPGRKGS from the coding sequence ATGACCTACACACTCGGCTCGTATGCTCCTCCGCCTTCGGTATGGGAGGAGCTTAAGCAGGAGCTTAAGACCGTTGCACCGGAGCTTGGCATTGATGATATCGGCTTTGCTTCGGCGGAGCCGTTCGAATCCTTGAAGGGAATATTGCAAAACCATCGGGATAAAGGGTATGAGTCGGGCTTTGAGGAGTCCGATCTGGATAAGCGGGTTACTCCGGCCCTTCCCGGTACGAAGCCGAAGTCCCTGATCGCCATTGCAATAACGTACCACTCCAAGATGGAGAACCCGCCTAAATCAGAGCCTGGCAAGTACAGGGGGATTATGGCGCGGTCTGCATGGGGAAGGGATTATCATCAGGTTCTCCGCGAGGCCATGAGCCGCCTGGAGGAATACATTAAAGAACGCGTGCCGGATGCGAAGCTTGAAAGTATGGTGGACACGGGCGCGCTTGTTGACCGGGCGGTTTCGCAGCGAGCGGGGATTGGTTTTAGCGCTAAGAACTGCGCCATCATCTCTCCGAAGTTCGGTTCCTGGATATTCCTCGGCGAAATGGTAACCAATATTCCGTTTCCGCCGGATACGCCGGTAACCGAGGACTGCGGGGAGTGCACCAAGTGCATTGACGCTTGCCCAACCGGCGCGCTTGTCGGTCCCGGGCAGCTGAATGCCCAGCGCTGCGTTTCTTTTCTAACCCAGACCAAAGGGTTTCTGGACGAAGAAGCCATGCGCAAGATCGGTAACCGGCTGTACGGCTGTGATACCTGTCAAATTGTTTGTCCGAAGAACCGGGGCAAGAATTGGACTCATCAAGAGGACTTTAAGCCCGATCCTGAAAAAGCCAAGCCGCTGCTCCTGCCCATCCTGGATATGACCAACCGGGAATTCAAGGAGGCATTTGGAGATACTTCGGCCGCTTGGCGCGGCCGAAAGCCGATTCAGCGCAATGCTGTCATCGCGCTTGGCAACTTTAAAGATATTTCAGCCGTACCGAAGCTGAGCGAGGTACTGCTGAAAGACCCGCGTCCGGAGCTGCGGGGAACCGCTGCATGGGCTCTGGGCCGTATTGGAGGCGAAGAAGCGTTGAACAACTTAGAGAAAAGCATGAAATCAGAAGGGGATTCCCAAGTACGAGATATGCTGCAGCAAGCCTTGAATAAACTGAATACACCGAGTGAGAAAGAAGCGCCTGCCGGAGCTGCGGCTGATGCTTCTTCCGCTGGCACTCCTGCTGCGGGTTCCTCTAATGGGGACAAACCGGAACAGGAGAGTCCTGTTATTCAGGGAGTTGAGCCGATGGCCATCCCTGAAGGAGGACCGGAAATGCTGTATTACGATGAACTTCAATCTCCGATTGGACCGCTGACGGTCTGCGCAACGGAGAAGGGATTATGTCTTATTGAATTTGGCAGCTTCTATGTGAAGGAAGCGGTCATCCAGCAGTGGTCACGGACCTGGGCCGGTAACGGCGGCTACCAGCGTGACGAGGCAAGGTTAGCTCCTGCGATCACGCAGTTGAAGCAGTATTTTGCAGGGGAGCTAAAGGCGTTCGACGTACAGCTGGACATGCGCGGAACCTCATTCCAATTGCAGGTGTGGGAAGCGCTGAAGTCCATTCCTTATGGAACGGTGTGTTCCTATAAGGATGTAGCCGAAACCATCGGGCGTCCTAAAGCGGTTCGTGCCGTAGGCGGAGCGAACAACAAGAACCCGGTCCCGATCATCGTGCCATGTCATCGTGTGGTAGGTGCTGACGGAGCTCTCATCGGATATGCCGGCGGGCCGGAGATCAAACGCACTCTGTTAACAATTGAAGGAGCTATGCCAGGCCGAAAAGGGTCGTAA
- a CDS encoding YneF family protein — protein MDIVIPIITLIVGLVGGFFIGVFYLRKQLEKMQNDPQMLQKMAKQMGYNMNSKQMQRAQQMMKNQPMPGKGQGRKRKS, from the coding sequence ATGGATATAGTCATTCCGATTATTACATTGATCGTGGGTCTGGTTGGCGGATTTTTTATCGGCGTATTCTATCTCCGCAAGCAATTGGAGAAGATGCAGAACGATCCGCAAATGCTGCAGAAGATGGCAAAACAAATGGGCTATAACATGAACAGCAAGCAAATGCAGCGCGCACAGCAAATGATGAAAAATCAGCCTATGCCGGGTAAAGGGCAAGGCCGTAAACGCAAATCATAA
- a CDS encoding IclR family transcriptional regulator, translating to MEDRKLTVRAVERALDILMCFTKGSELALTEISTLIGLHKSTVHRLLTTLEDNGFVVRNKETEKYRLGLKIWELSMHLSQSDDPAIRLLPAMEALRDQLGETVSLYLRDGSDRLRIQAVQSNQGIRRVAQVGVRLPLSVGASSKVLVAFAPPADQEELLNAPDWPESVDRIVYRQQLAEILEKGYAISIEEREPGAAAVSVPIFDRNGQVAAALSMSGPVTRLSAETLREHAPILMEAAREMGMMI from the coding sequence ATGGAAGACCGTAAATTGACGGTGCGTGCTGTAGAGCGGGCGCTTGATATATTGATGTGTTTTACGAAAGGCAGTGAACTTGCCCTCACAGAGATTTCTACCCTTATCGGATTACATAAAAGTACCGTTCATCGGCTGCTAACAACGCTGGAAGACAACGGATTCGTTGTGCGTAACAAAGAGACGGAGAAATATCGGCTCGGCTTGAAGATATGGGAGCTGTCCATGCATCTGTCTCAAAGCGACGACCCGGCGATTCGCCTTCTGCCCGCGATGGAGGCCTTACGGGATCAGCTTGGGGAAACGGTGAGCTTGTATTTAAGAGACGGTTCGGATCGTCTTCGGATTCAAGCGGTTCAGAGCAACCAGGGCATTCGGCGGGTCGCCCAGGTCGGAGTGCGACTTCCGTTGTCGGTTGGCGCATCCAGCAAGGTACTGGTGGCCTTTGCGCCACCGGCCGATCAGGAGGAGCTGCTGAATGCGCCGGATTGGCCGGAATCCGTCGACCGGATCGTTTACCGGCAGCAGCTGGCCGAAATACTGGAGAAGGGATACGCGATCAGCATCGAAGAGCGCGAGCCTGGAGCCGCTGCGGTATCGGTACCCATCTTTGACCGGAATGGTCAAGTGGCGGCAGCACTGTCGATGTCAGGGCCAGTCACCCGCCTGTCAGCGGAAACGCTTCGCGAACATGCGCCAATCCTGATGGAGGCGGCACGGGAAATGGGAATGATGATTTAA
- the folE gene encoding GTP cyclohydrolase I FolE: protein MAGVKDYVNNKVGDNREQIEYHVEQILKLIGEDPQREGLLETPARVTRMYEEIFAGYEVDPKDVLGVTFDENHEELVIVKDIVYYSQCEHHMAPFFGKVHIGYVPSGKIAGLSKLARLVEAVTRRLQVQERITSQIADIMVEALQPNGVMVVVEGEHLCMCARGVKKPGSKTVTSAVRGTFQSDSAQRSEFLSLIKD, encoded by the coding sequence GTGGCGGGTGTAAAGGATTATGTGAACAATAAAGTAGGCGATAACCGGGAGCAGATCGAGTATCATGTAGAGCAAATATTGAAACTGATCGGTGAAGATCCCCAGCGTGAGGGACTCCTTGAGACACCGGCCCGTGTAACGCGGATGTATGAGGAGATCTTTGCGGGATACGAAGTGGATCCCAAGGATGTCCTCGGGGTTACCTTTGACGAGAATCATGAGGAATTGGTTATCGTGAAGGATATCGTATATTACAGCCAGTGCGAGCATCATATGGCGCCGTTCTTTGGCAAAGTCCATATCGGTTATGTCCCTAGCGGCAAAATCGCCGGTTTGAGCAAGCTGGCGCGTCTGGTAGAGGCGGTTACCCGCCGTCTTCAGGTGCAGGAGCGCATCACCTCGCAGATCGCTGACATTATGGTGGAGGCGCTGCAGCCAAACGGCGTGATGGTCGTTGTGGAAGGCGAGCATCTGTGCATGTGCGCGCGCGGTGTGAAGAAGCCGGGCAGCAAAACGGTCACGTCAGCTGTACGCGGTACCTTCCAGAGTGATTCTGCACAGCGTTCAGAATTTCTGTCTTTGATTAAAGACTAA
- a CDS encoding Fe-Mn family superoxide dismutase: MLFIYGAKLPVRLLEEIRYWKHQERKHTGLIKAVVPELEPDYVKMLDQWAVVFSDTEKAADELLRHILRYDGPPSPQVLAQVEQLLRASCEQSREFIRQLHGLKEHSEAVRKVPLASTVLHHVIRESEYFLNALETLNSAGALERFMDVEMPVQSITLHEASSPPPSRSEADLSIQGMGDSGKAVPIGGHRLPPLPYAYNALEPHIDEKTMRIHHDIHHQSYVDGLNKAEKKLEAARKSGDFELVKHWERELAFHGAGHYLHTIFWDIMNPQGGGEPGGELAQQIKKDFGNFDRFKKHFSEAADKVEGGGWAILVWSPRSHRLEILQAEKHQNLSQWDVVPLLALDVWEHAYYLKHQSKRKDYIKDWWNVVYWPAVAERFKHASELKWKPF; encoded by the coding sequence ATGTTATTTATTTACGGAGCAAAGCTCCCGGTACGATTACTCGAAGAGATTCGCTATTGGAAACATCAGGAAAGGAAGCATACTGGCCTTATCAAAGCCGTTGTGCCGGAGCTGGAGCCGGACTATGTCAAAATGCTGGATCAATGGGCCGTGGTGTTCTCCGACACGGAAAAAGCAGCAGACGAACTTCTGCGCCACATTCTCCGTTATGACGGGCCTCCTTCGCCGCAGGTGCTGGCCCAGGTCGAACAGCTGCTGCGCGCTTCCTGCGAGCAATCCAGAGAGTTCATCCGCCAACTGCATGGCTTAAAGGAGCATAGTGAGGCTGTTCGGAAAGTGCCGCTCGCCAGCACGGTGCTGCACCATGTGATTCGGGAGTCCGAATACTTCCTGAACGCGCTGGAGACGCTCAACTCCGCTGGAGCGCTGGAGAGATTTATGGATGTGGAGATGCCGGTGCAATCCATAACGCTTCACGAGGCCTCCTCCCCACCGCCATCTCGCTCTGAGGCTGATCTGTCCATTCAAGGCATGGGAGACAGCGGCAAGGCCGTACCGATTGGCGGACATCGCCTTCCTCCGCTGCCTTACGCATATAATGCGCTGGAGCCTCATATCGACGAGAAAACCATGCGGATTCATCACGATATCCATCACCAAAGCTACGTCGACGGTTTAAACAAAGCGGAGAAAAAACTGGAGGCAGCCAGAAAAAGCGGCGATTTCGAGCTGGTGAAGCATTGGGAACGCGAGCTGGCTTTTCACGGAGCCGGCCACTATTTGCACACGATCTTCTGGGACATTATGAACCCGCAGGGCGGTGGGGAACCGGGCGGGGAGCTTGCTCAGCAGATCAAGAAGGATTTCGGAAACTTCGATCGCTTTAAAAAGCACTTCTCCGAAGCTGCAGACAAAGTGGAAGGCGGCGGCTGGGCAATCCTCGTCTGGAGTCCGCGCAGCCATCGACTGGAAATTCTGCAGGCCGAGAAGCATCAGAACCTCTCCCAGTGGGACGTCGTACCTCTTCTGGCACTGGATGTATGGGAGCACGCCTACTACCTCAAACATCAAAGTAAACGCAAGGATTACATCAAGGATTGGTGGAACGTGGTCTACTGGCCAGCGGTTGCGGAGCGTTTCAAGCATGCCAGTGAGCTGAAATGGAAGCCTTTTTAA
- a CDS encoding lipase family protein: MSSPQVDDETYRLMSEAAYLDLKKEDTVEDLPGWEVLEDYKSNSISGFDAVTFYNKETNQAVIAYRGTEAGKDLSHALPDYLADADIGIEEIKRKIPEFRPPWADHVDKVKEATGINDVTDWFGEQSRQIDKKTDILGTNQLYQAEDYALEMKEKYKGVDFTLTGHSLGGANAQYAAAYTGMSAVTFSAPSVIGSLSPEARRKAENGEFDSQIINFAHPGDIIASGALGGFDGHVGSTYYIDSSYKDANDGLSLKEKIDNTLGGPNYHQLDRYRFEDGYISNRLYDGSTDKAVDSPRIPSHGNLLFGLGGPLSNLGLGLGGSLGALGGSAGGSSGTIQVTPAELRSVAEKWRAHAHQSDAEIQGIRQRLSKYMFSSHSRRLQPIVQQLDTSIMSMSQWHLQHTTDIVQYIKFKADLFERTDNSG; the protein is encoded by the coding sequence TTGAGTTCACCGCAAGTGGATGACGAGACGTACCGATTGATGTCAGAAGCGGCTTATCTCGATCTGAAAAAAGAAGATACCGTTGAGGACTTGCCTGGGTGGGAAGTCCTTGAGGACTATAAGAGCAACAGCATATCAGGCTTTGATGCGGTAACTTTTTACAACAAGGAAACGAATCAGGCCGTTATCGCTTACCGGGGCACCGAGGCAGGGAAAGACTTATCCCATGCTCTCCCCGATTATTTGGCCGATGCGGACATTGGTATTGAAGAGATCAAAAGAAAAATCCCGGAATTTCGGCCACCTTGGGCGGACCATGTAGACAAAGTCAAAGAAGCCACGGGGATTAACGATGTCACGGATTGGTTCGGTGAACAATCGCGGCAGATCGATAAAAAAACGGATATATTGGGAACCAACCAGTTGTATCAAGCCGAGGATTATGCGCTGGAAATGAAGGAGAAATACAAGGGTGTTGATTTCACCCTCACGGGTCACTCCCTAGGGGGAGCCAACGCGCAATATGCTGCCGCCTATACGGGCATGTCGGCTGTCACCTTCAGTGCTCCGTCGGTCATCGGTAGCCTCTCCCCTGAAGCCAGAAGAAAGGCAGAGAACGGGGAATTCGATTCCCAAATCATTAATTTCGCCCATCCAGGCGACATTATTGCCAGCGGCGCGCTCGGCGGCTTCGATGGCCATGTCGGTTCTACCTATTACATAGACTCCAGTTATAAAGACGCCAATGACGGTCTCAGTTTAAAAGAAAAAATTGATAATACACTGGGCGGCCCCAATTATCATCAGCTTGACCGCTATCGATTCGAGGATGGCTACATTTCGAACCGTCTTTATGACGGCTCTACCGATAAAGCCGTCGATTCGCCCAGAATCCCTTCTCACGGCAATCTCTTGTTTGGTCTTGGCGGACCGCTGAGCAATTTGGGCTTAGGTTTGGGCGGCTCGCTGGGAGCCCTGGGCGGCTCCGCAGGAGGCTCCTCCGGTACCATCCAGGTAACCCCTGCCGAGCTGCGAAGCGTAGCCGAGAAATGGAGAGCACACGCCCATCAAAGTGATGCCGAAATCCAAGGAATCCGGCAGCGTCTCTCCAAATACATGTTCTCCAGCCACAGCAGACGTCTGCAGCCGATTGTCCAGCAGCTGGATACATCCATCATGTCGATGAGTCAATGGCATCTGCAGCATACCACCGACATCGTTCAGTATATTAAATTCAAAGCGGATTTATTTGAACGGACAGACAACAGCGGGTAA
- the acnA gene encoding aconitate hydratase AcnA produces MPAKDQFSISRNLEVGGKSYRYFSLQALEEQGYGSVSKLPFSIRVLLEAAVRQFDGRAITEDHVKLLSKWNEGRDNNKEIPFIPARIVLQDFTGVPVVVDLAAMRDTVKKSGGDPKQINPLVPVDLVIDHSVMVDAFGTDQALETNMKLEFERNEERYRFLRWAQTAFNNFRAVPPGTGIVHQVNLEYLASVAATKTVDGETLVFPDSLVGTDSHTTMINGLGVVGWGVGGIEAEAGMLGQPLYFVTPEVIGFKLTGSLAEGATATDLALTVTELLRKKGVVGKFVEFYGPGLANISLADRATVANMAPEYGATIGFFPVDSETLAYLRNTGRTDEQVELVESYYKAQNMFRTADTPDPEFSDVIELDLASVVPSLAGPKRPQDRIELTNMKQNFNDIIRTPIDKGGYGLSDEKIAETVKVNHKDGSTSEMGTGAVVIAAITSCTNTSNPSVMLGAGLLAKKAVERGLTKPGYVKSSLTPGSLVVTDYLEKSGLLHYLEALGFYVAGYGCATCIGNSGPLPDEVSEAIADNDMTVAAVLSGNRNFEGRVHAQVKANYLASPPLVVAYALAGTVNIDLQNEPIGYDPNNEPVYLKDIWPTSAEIREAIGQAVSPDAFREKYENVFTANERWNKIPVPEGELYEWDDQSTYIQNPPFFEGLGNGLNDIQDIKEARVLALLGDSVTTDHISPAGNIAVNSPAGKYLSDRNVERKDFNSYGSRRGNHEVMMRGTFANIRIRNQVAPGTEGGVTTYLPTEEVMSIYDASMNYQAGGQNLVVIAGKEYGTGSSRDWAAKGTYLLGVKAVLAESFERIHRSNLVGMGVLPLQFQEGHGWKSLGLNGRETFDILGLSNDVKPGQELTVVVTREDGTQFEFQAIARLDSMVDVDYYHNGGILQTVLRQMIASNQ; encoded by the coding sequence ATGCCAGCAAAGGATCAATTCTCCATCTCCCGCAACCTGGAGGTGGGCGGTAAAAGTTACCGTTATTTCAGCCTGCAGGCTCTCGAAGAGCAAGGATACGGCAGTGTATCCAAGCTTCCTTTCTCCATTCGGGTGCTGCTGGAAGCAGCCGTTCGTCAGTTCGACGGACGTGCAATTACCGAAGATCATGTAAAACTCTTGTCCAAGTGGAATGAAGGACGCGACAACAACAAGGAAATTCCGTTCATTCCTGCCCGTATCGTATTGCAGGACTTCACCGGTGTTCCGGTTGTCGTAGACCTTGCAGCTATGCGTGACACCGTTAAAAAATCCGGCGGCGACCCTAAACAGATCAACCCTCTCGTTCCGGTTGACCTCGTTATCGACCATTCCGTCATGGTTGACGCTTTTGGTACCGATCAAGCTCTGGAAACGAATATGAAGCTTGAATTTGAGCGTAACGAAGAGCGTTACCGCTTCCTCCGCTGGGCTCAAACGGCATTCAACAACTTCCGCGCAGTTCCTCCTGGAACGGGGATCGTTCACCAGGTTAACCTGGAATACCTTGCTTCCGTAGCGGCTACGAAGACGGTTGACGGCGAAACGCTGGTCTTCCCTGATTCCCTCGTAGGTACGGACTCCCATACAACCATGATCAACGGTCTTGGCGTTGTGGGCTGGGGCGTAGGCGGTATCGAGGCGGAAGCCGGCATGCTCGGCCAACCGCTGTATTTTGTAACGCCTGAAGTTATCGGCTTCAAGCTGACGGGCAGCCTGGCGGAAGGCGCAACAGCGACCGACCTTGCCCTCACAGTAACCGAGCTTCTCCGCAAGAAAGGCGTTGTAGGCAAATTCGTAGAATTCTACGGTCCTGGTCTTGCTAACATCAGCCTGGCTGACCGCGCAACGGTTGCCAACATGGCTCCGGAATACGGCGCTACCATCGGCTTCTTCCCGGTTGATAGCGAAACCTTGGCTTATCTCCGGAATACGGGCCGTACCGATGAGCAGGTTGAGCTCGTGGAGAGCTACTATAAAGCGCAAAACATGTTCCGTACGGCAGATACGCCGGACCCTGAGTTCTCTGATGTGATCGAATTGGATCTCGCTTCGGTTGTACCGAGCTTGGCTGGACCGAAGCGTCCGCAAGACCGTATCGAGCTTACCAACATGAAACAGAACTTTAACGATATCATCCGTACGCCAATCGACAAAGGCGGATACGGCCTCAGCGATGAGAAAATTGCGGAAACCGTTAAAGTCAATCATAAAGACGGCTCTACCAGTGAAATGGGAACGGGTGCCGTTGTTATCGCAGCCATCACCAGCTGTACGAACACGTCCAACCCAAGCGTTATGCTCGGCGCAGGTCTCCTGGCGAAGAAAGCCGTTGAACGCGGCCTGACGAAGCCTGGCTATGTGAAGAGCAGCTTGACCCCAGGTTCCCTTGTCGTAACCGACTACCTCGAGAAGTCCGGTCTCTTGCACTACCTTGAAGCTCTCGGCTTCTATGTTGCAGGCTATGGCTGCGCAACTTGTATCGGTAACTCCGGTCCATTGCCGGATGAAGTGAGCGAAGCGATTGCCGACAACGACATGACGGTAGCCGCCGTATTGTCGGGTAACCGTAACTTTGAAGGCCGCGTGCATGCTCAAGTCAAAGCCAACTACCTGGCTTCGCCGCCATTGGTTGTTGCTTACGCTCTGGCAGGCACAGTGAACATCGACCTGCAGAACGAACCGATCGGCTACGATCCGAACAATGAGCCTGTCTATCTGAAAGACATCTGGCCAACGAGTGCGGAAATCCGCGAAGCGATCGGTCAAGCCGTTAGCCCTGACGCTTTCCGTGAGAAATACGAGAATGTGTTTACCGCCAATGAGCGTTGGAACAAGATTCCTGTTCCTGAAGGCGAACTGTACGAGTGGGACGATCAATCCACTTACATCCAGAACCCGCCATTCTTTGAAGGCCTGGGCAACGGCCTGAACGACATCCAGGACATCAAGGAAGCGCGCGTGCTGGCTCTCTTGGGCGATTCCGTTACAACGGACCATATCTCCCCAGCGGGTAACATTGCAGTGAACAGCCCGGCCGGTAAATATCTGAGCGACCGCAACGTGGAGCGCAAAGACTTCAATTCCTACGGCTCCCGCCGTGGTAACCACGAAGTCATGATGCGCGGTACCTTCGCTAACATCCGGATCCGTAACCAGGTAGCTCCAGGGACGGAAGGCGGCGTTACGACTTACCTGCCAACGGAAGAAGTGATGTCCATCTATGATGCTTCGATGAATTATCAAGCAGGCGGACAGAACCTCGTCGTTATCGCCGGTAAAGAATACGGTACAGGAAGCTCCCGTGACTGGGCGGCAAAAGGTACGTATCTCCTCGGCGTCAAAGCCGTGCTGGCTGAAAGCTTCGAGCGTATTCACCGCTCCAACCTTGTGGGCATGGGCGTGCTTCCGCTCCAGTTCCAGGAAGGTCACGGCTGGAAGAGCCTTGGTCTGAACGGCCGCGAGACATTCGATATTCTGGGCCTCAGCAACGATGTGAAGCCTGGTCAGGAATTGACCGTTGTCGTTACGCGTGAAGACGGAACCCAATTCGAGTTCCAAGCTATCGCCCGCCTCGACAGCATGGTGGACGTGGACTACTACCACAATGGAGGTATCCTCCAAACGGTACTGCGTCAAATGATCGCATCGAACCAATAA
- a CDS encoding alpha/beta fold hydrolase — protein MSTTTGSNAPLSQLNDTPAELSTGLVRLKHIILALLLSVVFFLVFCFIALHAYIAWVLSNPTVAPLYSNPKLAKDMNYENITFHSIDGKRNINGWYIPAENSSKTIVLSHGYGANREETWVPMYDIAHYAHNMNFNVLMFDYGFASQTSKEVATGGKEEKRQLLGAIEHVKQRGAKQIVVWGFSMGAGTALQAGLETKDVDAMILDSAFLLEPDTLYHNIHNQINLPRHPSLEILELLFPVLNGTSLDQIPYNEVKKHDYPFPTLFIHGTKDDKAPYPIAEKIASNQTHTDSDSWIVEDAHHELIFREHPKEYLRRVSTFLGKLETPDES, from the coding sequence ATGAGCACAACGACTGGTAGTAATGCCCCACTCTCCCAATTAAATGACACGCCAGCCGAGCTGTCGACAGGCTTGGTTCGTTTAAAGCATATTATATTAGCGTTGTTATTATCTGTCGTTTTTTTCCTGGTTTTCTGTTTTATTGCGCTTCATGCCTATATTGCATGGGTTTTGTCGAATCCGACGGTTGCTCCGCTCTACTCCAATCCCAAGCTTGCTAAAGATATGAATTACGAGAATATCACGTTCCACTCCATTGACGGCAAACGAAATATAAATGGATGGTATATCCCGGCCGAGAACTCCTCCAAAACCATCGTGCTCAGCCACGGATACGGCGCTAACCGGGAGGAAACCTGGGTACCGATGTACGATATCGCCCATTACGCGCACAACATGAATTTTAATGTGCTGATGTTTGATTACGGTTTTGCCTCACAGACCAGCAAGGAAGTGGCAACCGGGGGCAAGGAAGAGAAACGCCAGCTTCTCGGGGCCATTGAACATGTGAAGCAGCGCGGCGCGAAGCAAATTGTCGTCTGGGGCTTCTCCATGGGTGCCGGTACGGCGCTGCAGGCAGGGCTTGAGACCAAGGATGTAGATGCCATGATTCTGGACAGCGCCTTTTTATTGGAGCCGGACACGCTTTACCACAACATTCACAACCAGATCAATCTTCCTCGTCATCCGTCCCTGGAGATTCTGGAGCTGCTCTTCCCAGTGCTCAATGGCACCAGCCTGGATCAGATCCCGTACAATGAGGTGAAGAAGCACGATTATCCGTTCCCGACCTTGTTCATTCACGGAACGAAAGACGACAAGGCACCTTACCCGATCGCCGAGAAGATTGCTTCCAACCAAACCCATACGGATTCGGATTCCTGGATTGTAGAGGATGCGCATCATGAGCTTATCTTCCGTGAGCACCCTAAAGAATATCTGCGCAGAGTATCCACCTTTCTAGGAAAACTCGAAACACCGGATGAATCCTGA
- a CDS encoding amidase domain-containing protein — protein MNSLKQAEKPWKQALYIYVNQYNQNRVDYSSGLKEQIVADLNFLVERGERQFRLQSWYAQREAMPLKSETRARLLRILRETEDDVVADVRLHSVFYYEKRGMTHREDTVFKERLTLIRDGDAWLIVGIERLQDERHPLQRADVPAAGADVAGREPSTPFMNGRVYAAGSSPRSGRYEREAAAAYADRWWDSGNPEFEEFDVDCTNYISQCLFAGKAPIHYTGKRETGWWYKGYVNQREWWSYSWAVSNSFAHYLNASASGLRAERVERPEQLMLGDVIVYDWDGDGAFQHSTIVTAFDAGGMPLVNAHTVSSRHRYWDYRDSYAWNDNTEYRFYHIPDYF, from the coding sequence ATGAACAGTCTGAAGCAAGCAGAGAAGCCTTGGAAGCAAGCTCTATATATTTACGTCAATCAATATAACCAAAATCGCGTGGACTATTCTTCAGGCCTGAAAGAGCAGATTGTAGCGGATCTGAATTTCCTGGTAGAGAGAGGAGAAAGGCAGTTTCGGCTGCAGTCGTGGTATGCGCAGCGGGAGGCAATGCCGCTTAAGAGCGAGACTCGTGCCCGCCTCCTGCGCATTCTGAGGGAGACGGAGGATGATGTGGTCGCGGACGTGCGGCTTCACAGCGTATTTTATTATGAAAAAAGAGGGATGACGCACCGGGAGGATACGGTTTTTAAAGAGCGGCTGACGCTGATCCGGGACGGGGATGCCTGGTTGATCGTAGGCATCGAACGTCTGCAGGATGAACGCCATCCCCTGCAAAGAGCCGATGTTCCGGCAGCAGGCGCGGATGTGGCTGGTAGAGAGCCGTCGACTCCCTTTATGAACGGACGCGTATACGCCGCCGGCAGCAGCCCGCGGTCCGGCCGTTACGAGCGTGAAGCCGCAGCTGCATATGCCGACCGTTGGTGGGATTCCGGGAATCCGGAGTTTGAGGAATTTGACGTGGATTGCACGAATTATATCTCCCAGTGCCTCTTTGCAGGCAAAGCCCCAATCCACTATACTGGTAAAAGAGAAACGGGATGGTGGTACAAGGGGTACGTAAACCAACGGGAATGGTGGAGCTACAGCTGGGCGGTATCGAACAGCTTTGCGCATTATTTGAACGCCAGTGCCTCGGGGCTGCGGGCCGAGCGGGTGGAGCGTCCCGAGCAGCTGATGCTGGGGGATGTCATCGTATACGACTGGGATGGTGACGGCGCGTTTCAGCACAGCACCATCGTGACGGCGTTTGACGCGGGCGGTATGCCGCTCGTTAATGCACATACGGTGTCCAGCCGTCATCGCTATTGGGACTACCGGGATTCCTACGCTTGGAATGATAACACCGAATACCGGTTTTACCATATCCCCGATTATTTTTAA